A region from the Camelus ferus isolate YT-003-E chromosome 1, BCGSAC_Cfer_1.0, whole genome shotgun sequence genome encodes:
- the PTTG1IP gene encoding pituitary tumor-transforming gene 1 protein-interacting protein, whose protein sequence is MASGGVRAPTPRWGLALGGAALLLLLLPAASAQACSQNTNRTCEECLKNVSCLWCNTNKACLDYPVAKILPPGSLCQLSSARWGVCWVNFEALIITMSVIGGTILLGVAVCCCCCCCRRKRSRGPDKSEEKAMREREERRVRQEERRAEMKSRHDEIRRKYGLFKEENPYARFENN, encoded by the exons ATGGCGTCCGGCGGGGTCCGCGCGCCGACGCCGCGCTGGGGACTGGCCCTCGGCGGCGCCGCgctcctcctgctgcttctcccgGCGGCCTCGGCGCAGG CTTGTTCTCAGAACACAAACAGGACCTGTGAAGAGTGCCTGAAAAACGTCTCT TGTCTCTGGTGCAACACTAACAAGGCGTGCTTGGACTACCCGGTGGCAAAAATCCTGCCCCCCGGTTCTCTCTGCCAGCTGAGCTCTGCACGCTGGGGCGTCTGCTGGG TGAACTTTGAGGCCCTGATCATCACCATGTCGGTGATTGGGGGGACCATCCTCCTGGGCGTCGccgtctgctgctgctgctgctgctgcaggaggaagaggagccggGGGCCCGACAAGAGCGAGGAGAAGGCCATGCGGGAGCGAGAGGAAAGGCGGGTCCGGCAGGAGGAGAG gagagcAGAGATGAAGTCAAGACATGatgaaatcagaaggaaatatG gtttgtttaaagaagaaaacccGTACGCGAGATTCGAGAACAACTAG